From the genome of Amylibacter sp. IMCC11727:
CGCGGACAAAGACGCACTGCTCGCTGAAATCGTAAAACTCGCCTTTTTTGATTTGCGTGAACGGTTCATCACCATTCGCCCCGAAGGCGCCATCGCAAAATCCAAGGCCGAAGCCATCGCCCGCTGCCGCGCCACCTGTCGCGCCTATATTATGTACGCCCATGAAAACAACGCGCTGTGGCACATGATGTTTGGCCGCGTTGGCATGATGTGCCGCGATGAATTGATGCAAGATCCCGAACTCAAACGCTACACGCCGTTTGATGTGGGTATGGAGCTTGGCAAGGATTTGCACCGTGTCGGCCTGCTAGATCACGAACCT
Proteins encoded in this window:
- a CDS encoding TetR/AcrR family transcriptional regulator, translating into MGEVLKLKRGDLRDALIDYALQAAKDGHIEVMSLRQAARDLGVSSGAVYRHFADKDALLAEIVKLAFFDLRERFITIRPEGAIAKSKAEAIARCRATCRAYIMYAHENNALWHMMFGRVGMMCRDELMQDPELKRYTPFDVGMELGKDLHRVGLLDHEPNIADNRYIWSAIHGAADLAQSGARLDSDHLDQVIEDTVQRNMRMLGVNLNDIENG